The genomic region ACCATCCCGACACTGCCGACAGCCTTAACAACCTGGGCGAGGTGCTCAAGGCTCAGGGGCAGTACGCGCACGCGCAGAGCTATCTGGAGCAGGCGTTGGCGATTTGTCAGCGGGTGCTCGGCACGGACCATCCCCACACCGCCACGGTGCTGCGCGGATTGGGCGAGCTGCTCCACGCGCGCGGCGAGACGGCGCAGGCGCGGCGCTCCCTTGAGCAAGCGTTGGCGATCTTCGAGCAGCGGCTTGGCTCGCAGCATCCCGACACCGAGCAGACTCGCCGGACGCTCGCGGCCCTGGATGCGATGTGATCCAGTGGCCTGGCTGCTCCTGAGCACCGCCACCAGCCGTTGACTCGTGGGCTTGCCAAGAAGGCTTCGAGCAATTCGCCCCGGCTGGTCGCCCCCACGGGCACGCCTCGCCGCCGCGCCTGATCTAGCAGCGAGCGCGTTGTGGCGGTCATGCGGAGCAGCCCGCCTCCCTCCTGGTCACGCCGGTCTGCTCACGCAGCTGGCACCCGATCCCACACGATCGGGAAATGATCGTAACACCGCATGATTAAGAAGGGCCGTGGAACCGCCGGCTCGTCGGCGTGGCGACGAAGCCCCGGTAGGCGCTGGAGGAGCGTCTCAAAGGCGATCCGTCCTTCGAGCCGGGCTAAGACCGAGCCGATACAGAAATGAATGCCCTTGCCAAATGCAACATGTTTGTTGGCATCAGCACGCCGAATATCGAACGTATCCGGGTCGGAGAACTGTGTCTCGTCACGATTCCCTGAGCCATACAGCACCAGCAGCCGCGCGCCCTTCGGCAGCAGGGCATTCCCCAGCACCACCTCGCTCGTCGTCATGCGGAATAAGCCGCGCACCGGCGATTCCATCCGCAGCATCTCCTCGATCGCCCCCGGCAGCAACCCCGGATCGTCACGTAGCGCCTGCATCTGCGCCGGATGCGACAGGAGCAGCGCCAGGCCATTGCCGATCAGCCCCGTCGTCGTCTCGTGTCCCGCGGCGAAGAGATCGATCGCATTGCAGACGGCCTCCTGTAGACTCAGCGGCGCGCTGCCGCCGATCTCCGCCGGAACCAGCAGCGTCAGCAGATCATCCTGG from Herpetosiphonaceae bacterium harbors:
- a CDS encoding cytochrome P450; translation: DPFAPDQLDDPYPVYAHARRDQPVFYSPRFDMWAVTRYDDICTVLKQPHIFSSAGALESTSVLPAPVNAVLERGYLTFQSLVQTDPPDHARVRAVFGKALTPQRVASLEPRIRALTNQLIDAFIQDGQADLITQFAFPLPGLVICDLLGIPRADIARVKRGHEGRQLLMGATAPVEQLVAAAHAYVEYQGYIRKQLEQRVEQPQDDLLTLLVPAEIGGSAPLSLQEAVCNAIDLFAAGHETTTGLIGNGLALLLSHPAQMQALRDDPGLLPGAIEEMLRMESPVRGLFRMTTSEVVLGNALLPKGARLLVLYGSGNRDETQFSDPDTFDIRRADANKHVAFGKGIHFCIGSVLARLEGRIAFETLLQRLPGLRRHADEPAVPRPFLIMRCYDHFPIVWDRVPAA